The Burkholderia cepacia ATCC 25416 genome includes a window with the following:
- a CDS encoding molecular chaperone: MKLAAPYRMLALLMTALSCMSAQASVTLSGTRVVFPGADKEVTVQLSNDGKAPALVQAWIDTGNEHAAPDQIDVPFVMTPTIFRLEAGKGQTIRIIHSGEALPANKESLFWLNVLDVPPKASADDDRNRLMIAFRTRVKLMYRPDGLPGNAADAPRQLTWKIAADPDNRLVLKATNPTPYVVNLGGIALHTNGKTLDAGVGYVRPGETASFPVKGSTNSDATGGTVVYSSFDDWGGNRSNEAAVSR; encoded by the coding sequence ATGAAACTTGCGGCCCCCTATCGCATGCTGGCCCTACTGATGACCGCCCTGTCCTGTATGAGCGCGCAGGCGAGCGTGACGCTTTCCGGCACACGTGTCGTATTTCCGGGCGCCGACAAGGAAGTCACGGTTCAACTGTCCAATGACGGCAAGGCGCCGGCCCTCGTTCAGGCGTGGATCGACACGGGTAACGAGCATGCCGCACCGGACCAGATCGACGTGCCGTTCGTGATGACGCCGACGATCTTCCGGCTCGAGGCCGGCAAAGGTCAAACCATCCGGATCATTCACTCGGGCGAAGCGCTGCCGGCCAACAAGGAGTCTCTGTTCTGGTTGAACGTGCTCGACGTCCCGCCGAAAGCGTCGGCCGACGACGACAGAAATCGCCTGATGATCGCGTTTCGCACACGCGTGAAGCTGATGTACCGGCCGGACGGGCTGCCGGGAAATGCGGCCGACGCACCACGTCAGCTCACATGGAAGATCGCAGCCGATCCCGATAACCGGTTGGTTCTGAAGGCAACCAATCCGACGCCATACGTCGTCAACCTCGGCGGCATCGCACTGCATACGAACGGCAAGACGCTGGACGCCGGCGTGGGCTACGTGCGTCCGGGCGAAACCGCTTCGTTCCCGGTCAAGGGTTCGACGAACTCGGACGCAACCGGCGGCACGGTCGTGTACAGCAGCTTCGACGACTGGGGCGGCAACCGATCCAACGAGGCCGCCGTGTCCCGATGA
- a CDS encoding fimbrial protein — protein MKVSKISYALSMLMAVAGLAAASAAHASDGTINFTGSVVASTCKINEGVNDLSVTLPKASTNQLAAEGATAGRTPFKLTLTGCTTDKEEGGTTIPAPVNKVSVAFEPGPNVNLSTGRLTLTGADAAKNVEIGILNDKYQPIKVGAESSAQNSQIVDIDTTAGTATLQYSAQYVATGEATGGSANSFVTYSLIYP, from the coding sequence ATGAAAGTCTCGAAAATCTCCTACGCTCTTTCGATGCTCATGGCCGTGGCCGGTCTCGCCGCAGCTTCGGCAGCGCATGCATCGGACGGCACGATCAACTTCACGGGCTCCGTGGTCGCGTCGACCTGCAAGATCAACGAAGGTGTCAACGATCTGTCCGTCACGCTGCCGAAGGCATCGACCAACCAGCTCGCGGCCGAAGGCGCGACCGCGGGCCGTACACCGTTCAAGCTCACGCTGACCGGCTGCACGACTGACAAGGAAGAAGGCGGTACGACGATTCCGGCGCCGGTGAACAAGGTGTCGGTGGCGTTCGAACCTGGCCCGAACGTGAACCTCTCGACCGGCCGTCTGACGTTGACTGGTGCGGATGCGGCGAAAAACGTCGAAATCGGCATCCTGAACGACAAGTATCAGCCGATCAAGGTCGGTGCAGAAAGCTCGGCGCAGAACTCGCAAATCGTCGATATCGACACGACGGCCGGCACCGCGACGCTGCAGTATTCGGCTCAATACGTCGCAACCGGCGAAGCAACCGGCGGTTCGGCGAACTCGTTCGTCACCTACTCGCTGATCTATCCCTGA
- a CDS encoding CS1 type fimbrial major subunit: MKLSKLVLALGVTGALFGMAHTAQAEPVSKKITLTAQINDGIFVSKPDGSTWYSTEELEASDYTQSKFSKTLPVRVWTKNPEFNISLAQPLKLSSGYYEMKNAKVQLTSQAGDAEVKFGAQQKITQTTAGNGGFDEIHNLQINVDAPTQVGTVTTNGSYSGDLVMVFEPVSSAAP; encoded by the coding sequence ATGAAACTCAGCAAACTCGTTCTGGCACTGGGCGTAACCGGCGCACTGTTCGGCATGGCGCATACGGCGCAAGCCGAACCCGTGTCGAAGAAAATCACGCTGACCGCGCAGATCAACGACGGCATCTTCGTGTCGAAGCCGGATGGTTCGACCTGGTACAGCACGGAAGAACTCGAAGCCAGCGACTACACGCAGTCGAAGTTCTCGAAGACGCTGCCGGTCCGCGTGTGGACGAAGAACCCCGAGTTCAACATTTCGCTGGCGCAGCCGCTGAAGCTGTCGAGCGGCTACTACGAAATGAAGAACGCCAAGGTTCAACTGACCAGCCAGGCGGGCGACGCCGAAGTCAAGTTCGGCGCGCAGCAGAAGATCACGCAAACGACCGCGGGCAACGGCGGCTTCGACGAAATCCACAACCTGCAGATCAACGTCGATGCGCCCACGCAAGTCGGCACCGTGACCACCAACGGCAGCTACAGCGGCGATCTCGTCATGGTGTTCGAGCCGGTCTCGTCTGCGGCTCCGTAA
- a CDS encoding TcfC E-set like domain-containing protein — MDDSANYVATFKGRTLPGFIGYSQADGALTFDAGKYEENGVPAEDIRTLTNVVSKLDYKRCSKGCDVEVDGYYVTVDKMKRSISIRGKREDYVAPQTSLGIVNNQSLDLRAASDGYRAANFNGNTWVGLPSQSFGYVSWYANQTSSRYGSGGTRGVSSYYLQKNFANTYVRAGKQNNIDYASGSVSTLLSPSFDQFVTVGSQTHLQVNNNAGSLILYATAEGNYEFYRSGRLIMKRPAAIGRNEISFADLPGGYYSVEVRLVDRNGNVVARETREINNLNFGATGGGNSWHVTAGKDMDEGGFLVEAGLSRNLKQFYVNASMLAGHDGKWAAEVNVTRPTQIAGIDVAPTLGVLSGERGVGGYANISLASEALGSLMVSRYQNTDVSRFYRGQPSTAVSYSRTIRKATVGYNYQQSNSGAAHQAEVRWNYRPNGLWGTFALGVQKGGFQRGNGGYGVYFNMTMMLDKVQASFSAAHSGGQTQLSGDVRKDFQDSFGTSSIGLNANRVGNDYGVNVYGSRSGTRGDASLNLGHSSAGSNVDFNYRGMVAANKDGVAFGRYSPSGSAMLLKTPKIDGMKYGFNVEGAPVAGDSTYAVPLNAYNDVAFARVLSNSQDLDMNIEVPANIVRAHPGQVYSAKARVDINMIYSGFLTDADGKPIDGKVVETGDTVHRNGLFSIVSKKMLSMVTVQRDDRRYSCDLKEAKGSNYSCELTTDTNAGEETK; from the coding sequence ATGGATGACAGCGCGAATTATGTAGCGACGTTCAAAGGACGGACGCTGCCGGGGTTCATCGGCTATTCGCAAGCGGATGGCGCCCTCACGTTCGATGCGGGCAAATATGAGGAAAACGGCGTTCCTGCGGAGGACATCCGCACCTTAACGAACGTCGTTTCGAAACTGGATTACAAGCGTTGCAGCAAGGGCTGCGACGTCGAGGTCGACGGTTACTACGTCACCGTCGACAAGATGAAGCGGTCGATTTCGATTCGCGGCAAGCGCGAAGATTATGTCGCGCCGCAGACGAGCCTGGGCATCGTCAACAATCAGTCACTGGACTTGCGCGCCGCGTCAGATGGCTACCGGGCCGCGAACTTCAACGGCAACACCTGGGTCGGCCTGCCGTCGCAGAGCTTCGGCTACGTGAGCTGGTACGCGAACCAGACGTCGTCGCGTTACGGCAGTGGCGGCACGCGCGGCGTGTCGTCGTATTACCTGCAGAAGAACTTTGCCAACACGTATGTGCGGGCAGGCAAGCAGAACAACATCGACTATGCGTCGGGTTCGGTCAGTACGCTGCTTTCGCCGAGCTTCGACCAGTTCGTGACGGTCGGCAGCCAGACACACCTGCAGGTCAACAACAATGCCGGGTCGCTGATTCTCTATGCGACCGCGGAAGGGAATTACGAGTTTTACCGCAGCGGCCGCCTGATCATGAAGCGGCCGGCGGCGATCGGCCGCAACGAGATCAGCTTCGCCGATCTTCCGGGCGGCTACTACTCGGTGGAGGTGCGCCTTGTCGACCGCAACGGCAACGTGGTTGCCCGCGAAACCCGCGAAATCAACAACCTCAACTTCGGGGCAACGGGCGGCGGCAATTCGTGGCATGTGACGGCCGGCAAGGACATGGACGAAGGCGGGTTTCTGGTCGAGGCCGGCCTGAGCCGAAACCTGAAGCAGTTCTATGTGAACGCGTCGATGCTTGCGGGGCACGACGGGAAATGGGCCGCGGAAGTGAACGTGACGCGCCCGACGCAAATCGCCGGCATCGACGTCGCGCCCACGCTCGGCGTGCTGAGCGGGGAGAGGGGCGTCGGCGGTTACGCGAACATTTCGCTGGCGAGTGAAGCGCTCGGCAGCCTGATGGTGAGCCGTTACCAGAACACCGACGTGTCGCGCTTCTATCGGGGGCAGCCGAGCACGGCCGTGTCTTACAGCCGCACCATCCGCAAGGCGACCGTCGGCTACAACTATCAGCAGTCGAATTCCGGTGCGGCCCATCAGGCGGAAGTGCGCTGGAACTATCGCCCGAACGGGTTGTGGGGCACCTTTGCGCTGGGTGTGCAGAAGGGTGGCTTCCAGCGCGGCAACGGCGGTTATGGCGTGTACTTCAACATGACCATGATGCTGGACAAGGTGCAGGCGAGCTTCAGCGCCGCGCATTCCGGCGGGCAGACGCAGTTGAGCGGCGATGTCCGCAAGGATTTCCAGGACAGCTTCGGCACGTCGTCGATCGGATTGAATGCGAACCGCGTCGGCAACGACTACGGCGTCAATGTCTACGGCAGCCGGTCCGGCACGCGCGGCGACGCGTCGCTGAACCTCGGCCACAGCAGCGCGGGCAGCAACGTGGACTTCAACTACCGCGGCATGGTGGCGGCGAACAAGGACGGCGTCGCGTTCGGGCGCTACAGTCCGAGCGGCAGCGCGATGCTGCTGAAGACGCCGAAGATCGACGGCATGAAGTACGGCTTCAACGTCGAGGGCGCCCCGGTTGCCGGCGACAGCACCTATGCGGTGCCGCTGAACGCATACAACGATGTCGCGTTCGCCCGCGTGCTGAGCAACAGCCAGGATCTCGACATGAACATCGAAGTGCCGGCGAACATCGTCCGCGCGCATCCGGGGCAGGTGTATTCGGCGAAGGCGCGGGTCGACATCAACATGATCTACAGCGGCTTCCTGACGGACGCCGACGGCAAGCCCATCGACGGGAAAGTGGTGGAAACCGGCGATACGGTCCACCGGAACGGACTGTTCTCGATCGTCAGCAAGAAGATGCTGAGCATGGTTACCGTGCAGCGCGACGATCGCCGTTATAGCTGCGACCTGAAGGAAGCGAAGGGCAGCAATTACAGCTGCGAGCTCACGACCGATACGAATGCAGGAGAGGAAACGAAATGA
- a CDS encoding acyltransferase family protein yields the protein MSANTQRQPIYLNIQSARALAALAVVAYHLNVLPSGQAGVDVFFVISGFIMSCVAPYEGRDFLVKRLIRIVPLYWVTTLGIHAIALLRPHWLNTTTAAPDYLVKSLLFIPYVKENGHWGPLNLNGWTLEYEMLFYLVVAAALGCVRARHATAFAALTLALLCACVAVFDPRGATVVGHLGQPFVLEFGLGVVAHGVLQTGIAKRIAAPVWAAVAVAAIAAIPVLQMRYGTPEGFARVVLWGGPAFVLIVALVALDRRSWTNRNRIMAALGAASYSIYLIHPYVIGMAGKLAGLRADPRTAAGLGATCAILGVACVCGYVCHVWIERPMLKALNRRFRHARGAAESST from the coding sequence GTGAGCGCGAACACACAGCGCCAGCCCATCTACCTGAACATCCAGTCCGCGCGGGCGCTCGCCGCGCTCGCGGTGGTCGCCTATCACTTGAACGTGCTGCCGTCCGGGCAAGCCGGTGTCGACGTCTTCTTCGTGATCAGCGGATTCATCATGTCGTGCGTCGCACCGTACGAGGGACGCGATTTCCTCGTCAAGCGCCTGATCCGGATCGTGCCGCTCTACTGGGTGACGACGCTCGGCATCCATGCGATCGCACTGCTGCGTCCTCACTGGCTGAACACGACGACGGCGGCGCCCGACTATCTCGTCAAGTCGCTGTTGTTCATCCCGTACGTAAAGGAAAACGGTCATTGGGGGCCGCTGAATCTCAACGGCTGGACGCTCGAGTACGAGATGCTGTTCTATCTCGTTGTCGCGGCCGCGCTCGGCTGCGTGCGCGCGCGTCATGCGACCGCATTTGCCGCGCTGACGCTTGCGTTGCTGTGCGCATGCGTGGCCGTTTTCGACCCACGCGGGGCGACCGTCGTCGGCCATCTCGGTCAACCGTTCGTGCTGGAATTCGGTCTGGGTGTCGTGGCGCACGGCGTGCTGCAAACCGGCATCGCGAAGCGGATCGCCGCGCCCGTATGGGCTGCCGTCGCCGTTGCCGCCATCGCGGCGATCCCGGTGCTGCAGATGCGCTACGGCACACCGGAAGGGTTTGCGCGAGTCGTGCTGTGGGGCGGCCCCGCGTTCGTGCTGATCGTCGCGCTGGTCGCGCTGGACAGGCGGAGTTGGACCAACCGGAACCGGATCATGGCCGCGCTCGGCGCCGCCAGCTATTCGATCTATCTGATCCATCCGTACGTGATCGGCATGGCCGGCAAGCTTGCCGGACTACGCGCCGATCCGCGCACGGCGGCAGGCCTTGGTGCCACGTGCGCGATCCTCGGCGTGGCTTGCGTCTGCGGTTACGTCTGTCACGTATGGATCGAACGACCGATGTTGAAGGCGCTGAACCGGAGATTCCGGCACGCACGCGGCGCGGCGGAATCGTCGACGTGA
- a CDS encoding oligosaccharide flippase family protein, protein MLIRLTLRFAALGLKFGLTIIIARALGFDAFAVYGLAVAASVVASKLLGLGFSTELNRRLSASDPLPAIGEAHRLGTAFAGLYLLICTSLAIASLAGFSAGEFGVSTRVLGCVLLVALAEHAAFETNTWMFSLHRPRVGSLLQFVRTGGWAAIACAGLLVGAIRSIEAVFALWFACNACVVAVSWHRIGVLARRAGHAGRIARMPAARDMIEVWLRGLPFYAAGGLLSILQYVERFIANGHASADALGRYVFAWSVANAVQAIALATVVATAAPDFVRVLTDDPADFRRRLRRAVAASAGLATLLSVAILAVHDDLFRLANERAGAHEVVLLAVLLASFVLRAAADVLWAAAIALRTGVAVTLSMAGIALVCVPAAWYLIARFGTTGAALAHLTASIAIVAALAPIVLRSVRIHAAGAIRRSVSDAA, encoded by the coding sequence ATGCTCATTCGACTCACCCTCAGATTCGCCGCACTCGGCCTCAAGTTCGGCCTGACGATCATCATCGCGCGCGCGCTCGGCTTCGATGCGTTCGCCGTCTACGGGCTCGCGGTCGCCGCATCCGTCGTCGCGTCGAAACTGCTCGGGCTCGGCTTCAGCACGGAACTCAACCGCCGGCTGAGCGCGAGCGACCCGCTGCCCGCGATCGGCGAGGCACACAGACTGGGCACCGCGTTCGCCGGGCTGTATCTGCTGATCTGCACGTCGCTCGCGATCGCATCGCTCGCCGGTTTTTCAGCCGGCGAATTCGGCGTGTCGACGCGCGTGCTGGGGTGCGTCCTGCTCGTTGCGCTCGCCGAGCACGCGGCATTCGAAACGAATACATGGATGTTTTCACTGCACCGCCCGCGCGTGGGCTCGTTGCTGCAGTTCGTCCGCACCGGCGGATGGGCCGCCATCGCGTGCGCCGGCCTGCTCGTCGGTGCGATACGCTCGATCGAAGCCGTATTCGCGCTGTGGTTCGCGTGCAATGCGTGCGTCGTGGCCGTATCGTGGCATCGCATCGGCGTGCTTGCGCGCCGGGCCGGCCACGCGGGGCGAATCGCACGCATGCCCGCGGCCCGCGACATGATCGAGGTCTGGCTGCGCGGCCTGCCGTTCTACGCGGCAGGCGGGCTGCTGTCGATCCTGCAGTACGTCGAGCGCTTCATCGCCAATGGCCACGCAAGTGCCGATGCGCTCGGCCGCTATGTTTTCGCGTGGTCGGTCGCCAACGCCGTGCAGGCGATTGCCTTGGCGACGGTCGTCGCCACGGCCGCGCCAGATTTCGTGCGTGTGCTCACGGACGACCCCGCCGACTTCCGTCGTCGGCTGCGCCGTGCGGTGGCGGCCAGCGCGGGGCTGGCGACATTGCTTTCCGTCGCGATCCTCGCCGTGCACGACGACCTGTTCCGGCTCGCGAACGAACGGGCCGGTGCGCACGAGGTCGTGTTGCTGGCGGTACTGCTCGCGTCGTTCGTGCTGCGCGCGGCTGCCGACGTGCTGTGGGCGGCCGCGATCGCGTTGCGGACCGGCGTCGCCGTCACGCTGTCGATGGCAGGCATCGCGCTGGTTTGCGTGCCGGCCGCGTGGTACCTGATCGCGCGTTTCGGCACGACCGGTGCGGCGCTCGCGCATCTGACGGCCAGCATCGCGATCGTCGCCGCGCTGGCGCCGATCGTCCTGCGCAGCGTGCGAATCCACGCGGCCGGCGCGATCCGGAGGAGCGTATCCGATGCTGCATAA
- a CDS encoding polysaccharide pyruvyl transferase family protein, translated as MTPTTHIALLHAYSARNSGDGLLVDLSVGLLREAFGDAIRISIVAADPASFPAYDDVAAAPVLADHGTRRVTGAARFVLPVHANRRLHDLQGLLDRVDLIVGVGGGYLRALNCLEALKLEAGHLLQMRAAKASGKPVVYLPQSIGPVRPTWPVGTHLRHLLASFDTVFVRDDRSSAFLAANANTRRAPDLAVLDFERRSDTILQRAARSGDGVRHVAFVLRRPPAWSRSQCARYATSIARLIERVRPHCRISFAVQSACRGNDDAAYYRDMGIQDALVPLKALLAHDAPDWVVSVRLHGALESVLQGVPAFHVSYERKGFGAYADLHLDDWVVNGAAFDPDAVADKILATGSATAFWHSARTGLDRIRTAREHVVDALRAARYA; from the coding sequence ATGACCCCGACCACCCACATAGCACTGTTGCATGCGTATAGCGCGCGTAATTCCGGGGACGGCCTGCTGGTCGATCTGTCCGTCGGGTTGCTGCGCGAGGCATTCGGGGATGCAATCCGGATCTCGATCGTCGCGGCCGATCCGGCTTCGTTTCCCGCCTACGACGACGTCGCCGCGGCACCCGTGCTTGCCGACCACGGCACGAGGCGGGTGACGGGCGCGGCCCGCTTCGTGCTGCCGGTCCACGCGAACAGGAGGCTGCACGACTTGCAAGGCCTGCTCGATCGCGTCGATTTGATCGTCGGCGTCGGCGGCGGCTATCTGCGCGCGCTCAATTGCCTCGAGGCACTGAAGCTGGAAGCTGGCCATCTGCTGCAGATGCGCGCGGCGAAGGCCTCGGGCAAACCGGTCGTGTACCTGCCGCAAAGCATCGGCCCCGTGCGGCCGACGTGGCCCGTGGGCACGCACCTGCGCCACCTGCTCGCGTCGTTCGACACGGTATTCGTGCGGGACGACCGCTCGTCCGCGTTCCTTGCCGCCAATGCGAACACGCGCCGCGCGCCCGATCTCGCCGTGCTGGATTTCGAGCGCCGCAGCGACACGATCCTGCAGCGGGCCGCCCGCTCCGGCGACGGCGTGCGTCACGTCGCATTCGTGTTGCGGCGCCCGCCGGCATGGAGCCGCTCGCAGTGCGCGCGTTACGCCACGTCGATTGCACGGCTGATCGAGCGTGTCCGCCCGCACTGCCGCATCTCGTTCGCGGTGCAGAGCGCCTGCCGCGGCAACGACGACGCCGCGTACTACCGCGACATGGGCATCCAGGACGCGCTCGTGCCACTCAAAGCGCTGCTCGCGCACGATGCGCCCGACTGGGTCGTCTCGGTGCGCCTGCACGGCGCGCTGGAATCCGTGCTGCAAGGCGTGCCGGCGTTCCACGTCAGCTACGAGCGCAAGGGCTTCGGCGCGTATGCGGATCTGCATCTCGACGACTGGGTCGTCAACGGCGCGGCGTTCGACCCGGACGCCGTCGCCGACAAGATTCTCGCCACCGGCTCGGCAACCGCGTTCTGGCATTCGGCCCGCACAGGGCTCGACCGGATTCGCACAGCGCGCGAACACGTGGTCGACGCGTTGCGCGCGGCTCGATACGCGTGA